One window from the genome of Myxococcales bacterium encodes:
- a CDS encoding NAD(P)(+) transhydrogenase (Re/Si-specific) subunit beta yields MLTLLAYIVAAVLFIFSLGGLANQESAKRGNWLGIVGMAIAIVATLLVPGAKFHWLMYFALAAGAGIGGVMAARVGMTQMPELVALLHSFVGIAAVLVGLALIVAAPRASGGLRVEVFIDVFIGAITFTGSIVAFLKLNGKLSGKPLLLPARHMLNLAALITSVVLAVIFASGGHMWALLAAIAIACLLGIHLVAAIGGADMPVVVSLLNSYSGWTAAAAGFMLENDLLIVTGALVGSSGAILSYIMCRAMNRSIWNVVFGGFGADAPKSSGATAPAAPLGEIHDILGADVAIALAGAKSVVIVPGYGMAVSRAQHVVRELTDVLRARGIQVRFAIHPVAGRLPGHMNVLLAEANVPYDIVLEMDEINCDMPTTDVCIIIGANDIVNPAAETDASSPIYGMPVLQVWKSKLVIVNKRSRGSGYAGIDNPLFYEPVTRMLFGDAKDAMEKVVTALR; encoded by the coding sequence TTGCTTACCCTGCTCGCCTACATCGTCGCCGCGGTGCTGTTTATCTTCAGCCTCGGCGGGCTGGCGAATCAAGAATCCGCCAAGCGCGGCAACTGGCTCGGCATCGTCGGCATGGCGATTGCCATTGTCGCCACGTTGCTCGTTCCTGGTGCCAAGTTTCATTGGCTGATGTATTTTGCGCTCGCCGCGGGCGCCGGCATCGGCGGCGTCATGGCCGCGCGCGTCGGCATGACGCAAATGCCCGAGCTCGTGGCGCTGCTACACAGCTTTGTCGGGATTGCCGCGGTATTAGTTGGCCTGGCGCTCATCGTCGCGGCGCCGCGAGCCAGCGGCGGCCTGCGCGTCGAAGTGTTCATCGACGTCTTCATCGGCGCCATCACCTTTACCGGCTCGATCGTCGCCTTCCTCAAGCTCAACGGCAAGCTCAGCGGCAAGCCGCTCTTGTTGCCAGCGCGCCATATGCTCAACCTTGCCGCGCTCATTACCTCGGTGGTGCTCGCCGTCATCTTCGCCAGCGGTGGCCATATGTGGGCGCTGCTCGCGGCCATTGCCATTGCCTGCTTGCTCGGCATTCACTTGGTCGCGGCCATCGGCGGTGCCGACATGCCGGTGGTGGTGTCGCTGCTCAACAGCTACTCGGGTTGGACCGCGGCCGCCGCGGGTTTTATGCTTGAGAACGACCTGTTAATCGTTACCGGCGCGCTCGTAGGCTCATCCGGCGCGATTCTTAGCTACATCATGTGCCGCGCGATGAACCGCTCGATCTGGAACGTCGTGTTCGGCGGCTTTGGTGCCGACGCACCAAAGTCCAGCGGCGCCACCGCACCTGCCGCCCCACTAGGCGAAATCCACGACATCCTCGGCGCCGACGTCGCCATCGCGCTGGCCGGCGCCAAGAGCGTGGTCATTGTCCCAGGCTATGGCATGGCCGTCTCGCGCGCCCAGCACGTCGTGCGCGAGCTCACCGACGTGCTGCGCGCGCGCGGCATCCAGGTGCGCTTTGCGATTCATCCCGTCGCCGGCCGCCTGCCCGGCCACATGAACGTGCTGCTCGCCGAGGCCAACGTGCCCTACGACATCGTCCTTGAAATGGACGAGATCAACTGCGATATGCCAACCACCGACGTCTGCATCATTATTGGCGCCAACGACATTGTGAATCCCGCGGCCGAAACCGACGCCTCCAGCCCTATTTACGGCATGCCGGTTTTGCAGGTGTGGAAGTCCAAGCTCGTCATCGTCAACAAGCGCAGCCGTGGCTCGGGCTATGCCGGCATCGACAACCCGCTGTTCTACGAGCCCGTCACGCGCATGCTCTTTGGCGACGCCAAAGACGCCATGGAAAAAGTAGTCACCGCGCTCCGCTAG
- a CDS encoding NAD(P)-dependent alcohol dehydrogenase — translation MKAQSILARGEPSSVALRDVTSPVPSAGEVLVRVHAAALNPADLKVLRGKDGGGFLHAGAFPLVLGFDFSGVVEALGAGAVGFEVGQPVFGFLPYAMNNRQGSLGELVVVPTSAIAIKPASLSHAQAAALATAGCTALQALRDDGRLRAGGSVLVNGASGGVGSLAVQIARQLGAAEVWATCSAGKLAAVAALGADKVVDYKVTALGALGRRFDVVLDAASTSSATACADIMVRGGTYVTLLPSAGLLWGKLSGWFSQRRATFAMTKSRAADLAQLAAWQAAGAVIVPIAQTFAFEQTIEALTVLDAGTHVGKLVVRVAS, via the coding sequence GTGAAGGCACAATCAATTTTAGCGCGTGGCGAGCCATCGTCGGTGGCGTTGCGCGATGTGACGAGTCCAGTTCCAAGCGCAGGGGAGGTGTTAGTGCGCGTTCATGCCGCGGCGCTCAATCCGGCCGACCTCAAGGTATTGCGCGGCAAAGATGGAGGCGGCTTTTTGCACGCGGGGGCCTTTCCGTTGGTGCTCGGCTTTGACTTTAGCGGCGTCGTGGAAGCGCTCGGTGCCGGCGCGGTGGGGTTTGAGGTCGGTCAGCCGGTGTTCGGTTTTTTGCCCTATGCGATGAACAATCGCCAAGGCTCACTGGGTGAGCTTGTGGTTGTGCCCACAAGCGCCATTGCGATCAAGCCCGCCTCGCTTTCGCACGCCCAGGCCGCGGCGCTCGCGACGGCCGGTTGTACGGCGCTGCAGGCCTTGCGCGATGACGGCCGTCTGCGCGCGGGAGGCAGCGTGCTGGTCAATGGCGCGTCGGGCGGCGTCGGTAGCCTGGCAGTGCAGATCGCGAGGCAACTCGGCGCGGCCGAGGTGTGGGCGACGTGCAGCGCCGGCAAGCTGGCCGCGGTTGCCGCGCTCGGTGCCGACAAGGTGGTGGACTACAAGGTCACGGCGCTCGGCGCGTTGGGGCGGCGCTTTGACGTCGTCCTCGACGCCGCGTCGACGTCCTCGGCGACGGCGTGCGCCGACATCATGGTGCGGGGTGGCACTTACGTCACGTTGTTGCCGAGTGCCGGCCTGCTGTGGGGCAAGCTCAGCGGCTGGTTTTCGCAGCGGCGCGCGACGTTCGCGATGACCAAATCGAGAGCCGCGGATTTGGCGCAGCTGGCGGCGTGGCAGGCAGCAGGAGCGGTAATCGTACCCATTGCGCAGACCTTTGCGTTTGAGCAAACGATCGAAGCGCTGACGGTGCTCGATGCCGGCACGCACGTCGGCAAATTGGTGGTGCGTGTCGCCAGCTAG
- a CDS encoding leucyl/phenylalanyl-tRNA--protein transferase, with product MPVYRLGSRLAFPPVDEAEDGLLAVGGDLSPQRLLAAYSAGIFPWYNDGQPLLWHAPDPRFVLPTDKLLIGRSLRKAIAKAPYQLTMDTAFADVIARCAEVPRPGQAGTWITDEMQAAYVKLHELGFAHSVEAWRCDDRDGAPRELVGGFYGISLGALFCGESMFALAPDASKIAFVAACRQLRAWGTALIDCQVHTDHLARFGAVDIPRATYMALLPKLLDEPTRRGKWTFDVAATDV from the coding sequence ATGCCCGTGTACCGCCTCGGCAGCCGTCTGGCGTTTCCGCCGGTCGACGAAGCCGAAGACGGCCTGCTCGCGGTTGGTGGCGATCTCTCGCCGCAGCGGCTGCTTGCCGCATACAGCGCCGGCATCTTTCCCTGGTACAACGACGGCCAGCCGCTCTTGTGGCATGCGCCGGACCCGCGCTTTGTGCTGCCGACGGACAAATTGCTGATCGGCCGATCGCTGCGCAAGGCCATCGCCAAGGCGCCGTACCAGCTGACCATGGACACCGCGTTTGCCGATGTCATCGCGCGCTGCGCCGAGGTGCCGCGGCCCGGCCAGGCCGGCACGTGGATTACCGACGAAATGCAGGCAGCGTATGTGAAACTGCACGAGCTGGGGTTTGCACATTCGGTGGAGGCGTGGCGATGCGACGACCGCGACGGCGCGCCACGCGAACTCGTCGGCGGCTTCTACGGCATCAGCCTCGGCGCTCTCTTTTGCGGCGAGTCCATGTTTGCGCTCGCGCCCGATGCCAGCAAGATTGCCTTTGTCGCCGCCTGCCGCCAACTGCGCGCCTGGGGCACCGCGCTCATCGACTGCCAGGTTCACACCGACCACCTCGCCCGCTTTGGCGCCGTCGATATTCCGCGCGCGACATACATGGCGCTGCTTCCCAAGCTACTTGACGAGCCCACGCGCCGCGGCAAGTGGACGTTTGATGTCGCCGCCACCGACGTCTGA
- a CDS encoding Re/Si-specific NAD(P)(+) transhydrogenase subunit alpha, with protein MKLGVLREQSPGEKRVAVAPANLERLTKQGWEVLVQTGAGEAAGFADAAYTAAGASIATADEVLAKADVLVMIRAPKADAPALGKLRPGQTVIGQLFPAQNAALVQRLAEQQVTALSLDRVPRITRAQKMDTLSSMANITGYRAVIEASTQFGRFFTGQITAAGKLAPAKVLIVGAGVAGLAALGAAKSLGAIVRAFDTREAAREQVQSLGGEFLTVTVQEAGDGGGGYAKEMSKEFIEAEYALFRAQAKEVDIVITTALIPGKPAPKLWLADMVELMKPGSVVIDLAAEQGGNCDLTRAGEVVVHNGVKVVGYYDYASRMAAVASELFGTNVANFLDELGGASKWHIDVDNEITRGALVLERGEKRELRPLPAKVSAPAAAATTAAPASSLAAPRPASTSSAPKSSGHGHNATPMSAGTKQAINIIGALAALAWLILRFAKPDAIVGGAAFVQHLTVFVLAVFVGWQVVWNVAPALHTPLMSVTNAISGIIIVGGMMVGAASHEGLSTAIVLAILATFFATINIAGGFLVTRRMLAMFRK; from the coding sequence ATGAAACTGGGCGTACTTCGCGAACAATCACCCGGCGAAAAACGCGTCGCGGTGGCCCCCGCCAACCTTGAGCGGCTGACCAAGCAAGGCTGGGAGGTCCTGGTCCAAACCGGCGCCGGTGAGGCCGCTGGGTTTGCCGATGCGGCGTATACGGCCGCAGGCGCGAGCATTGCAACGGCCGACGAGGTCTTGGCCAAGGCCGACGTACTGGTCATGATTCGCGCGCCCAAGGCCGACGCGCCAGCGCTGGGGAAACTGCGCCCCGGCCAGACTGTCATCGGCCAGCTCTTTCCGGCGCAAAATGCCGCGCTCGTTCAGCGCCTCGCCGAGCAGCAAGTGACCGCGCTGTCGCTCGACCGCGTGCCGCGCATCACTCGCGCGCAAAAGATGGACACGCTGTCGTCGATGGCGAACATCACAGGCTATCGCGCCGTCATCGAGGCGTCGACGCAGTTCGGCCGATTCTTTACCGGTCAAATCACCGCGGCCGGCAAGCTCGCCCCCGCCAAAGTCCTCATCGTTGGCGCAGGCGTCGCGGGTCTTGCCGCGCTGGGCGCCGCCAAGAGCCTTGGCGCCATCGTCCGCGCGTTTGACACCCGCGAAGCCGCGCGCGAACAAGTACAAAGCCTAGGCGGCGAGTTTCTCACCGTCACCGTGCAGGAAGCCGGTGACGGCGGTGGTGGCTACGCCAAAGAGATGTCGAAAGAATTTATTGAGGCCGAGTACGCGCTATTTCGCGCCCAGGCCAAAGAGGTAGACATCGTTATCACGACGGCGCTCATTCCCGGCAAGCCCGCACCCAAGCTGTGGCTCGCCGATATGGTCGAACTCATGAAACCTGGCTCGGTCGTCATTGATCTTGCGGCCGAGCAAGGCGGCAATTGCGATCTCACCCGCGCCGGCGAGGTGGTGGTGCACAACGGCGTGAAGGTTGTCGGCTACTATGACTATGCGAGCCGCATGGCCGCCGTGGCATCGGAGCTTTTTGGCACCAACGTCGCGAACTTTCTCGATGAACTTGGCGGCGCGAGCAAGTGGCACATCGATGTTGACAACGAAATCACGCGCGGCGCGCTGGTGCTCGAGCGCGGCGAAAAGCGCGAGTTGCGGCCGTTGCCAGCAAAGGTGTCCGCGCCAGCAGCGGCCGCAACAACCGCCGCGCCAGCGTCCTCCCTTGCAGCGCCTCGCCCAGCTTCTACCTCATCGGCGCCGAAGTCTTCCGGCCATGGTCATAACGCCACGCCCATGTCGGCGGGGACCAAGCAGGCGATCAACATCATCGGGGCGCTTGCCGCGCTCGCCTGGCTCATATTGCGATTCGCCAAGCCCGATGCAATCGTTGGCGGTGCGGCCTTTGTGCAGCACCTCACCGTGTTCGTGCTCGCCGTATTCGTCGGCTGGCAAGTGGTGTGGAACGTGGCGCCCGCGCTACACACGCCGCTAATGAGCGTCACCAACGCCATCTCAGGCATCATTATTGTTGGCGGCATGATGGTCGGCGCCGCCTCGCATGAGGGCCTATCAACGGCGATTGTGCTCGCCATCCTCGCCACCTTTTTCGCCACCATTAATATCGCCGGTGGCTTCCTCGTCACCCGCCGCATGTTGGCGATGTTTCGCAAGTAG
- a CDS encoding amino acid permease, with the protein MSNDSQTSDGVQAQPALARTMGLPSLVLYGMGGMVGAGIYGTIGVAAGALGNAVWMSFVISMCAALLTGLSYASLGSRYPKAGGVAYVTERAYGLKILAYVVGLTVAVSGLTSMATGANVFAQTLHGLVPSLPVTAVIIGFLGLLTLVNLIGIRESMWVNILCTLIEVGGLVFVIVVGARYWGSVDYFAAPSGSELGASLLLSGAVLTFYAFIGFEDMLNVAEEVRQPERNLPRGILLALVATTVLYILISITAVSVVDSTRLANAKLGAPLAQITSVATPWLPGWVYGVITLFAVGNTALLNYIMGSRMLYGMARQGLLPTRLGAVHHKTRTPHVAILVLATLVLGMAFAGNIAQLASATSLLLLACFCVVNVALIVLKLRRGEPAGRFEVPLFVPALGALVCAALIAARLSRADADWRAPAIAIGLIGAILTLYFVRRPSSNAGHSS; encoded by the coding sequence ATGAGCAACGACTCGCAAACTAGCGACGGCGTCCAAGCCCAACCCGCCTTGGCGCGCACCATGGGCCTGCCGTCGCTTGTGCTCTACGGCATGGGCGGCATGGTGGGCGCGGGCATTTACGGCACCATCGGCGTCGCGGCGGGCGCGCTCGGCAATGCGGTGTGGATGTCGTTTGTCATCTCCATGTGCGCGGCGCTGCTCACCGGCCTGTCGTACGCCTCGCTCGGTTCGCGTTATCCCAAGGCCGGCGGCGTCGCGTACGTCACTGAGCGTGCGTATGGGCTTAAGATCTTGGCCTACGTCGTTGGGCTCACCGTGGCGGTGTCGGGGCTAACCTCGATGGCCACCGGCGCCAACGTGTTCGCGCAGACGCTGCATGGCCTGGTGCCGAGCTTGCCCGTGACCGCGGTTATCATTGGCTTTCTCGGCCTGCTCACCTTGGTCAACCTCATCGGCATCCGTGAGTCGATGTGGGTCAACATCTTGTGCACCTTGATCGAGGTCGGCGGCCTCGTTTTTGTGATCGTCGTTGGGGCGCGTTATTGGGGCAGCGTCGACTATTTTGCGGCGCCCAGCGGCAGCGAGCTCGGCGCATCGTTGTTGCTCTCGGGCGCGGTGCTGACGTTTTATGCCTTCATCGGCTTTGAAGACATGCTCAACGTCGCCGAGGAGGTGCGCCAGCCGGAGCGCAACCTGCCGCGCGGTATCTTGCTTGCGCTCGTCGCGACCACGGTGCTCTACATACTTATCAGCATCACGGCGGTCTCGGTGGTTGACAGCACGCGCCTCGCCAACGCTAAGCTCGGCGCGCCGCTGGCGCAAATTACCAGCGTCGCGACGCCGTGGCTGCCCGGGTGGGTGTACGGCGTGATCACGCTGTTTGCCGTCGGCAACACCGCGTTGCTCAACTACATTATGGGGTCGCGCATGCTCTACGGCATGGCACGGCAGGGACTGTTGCCGACTCGCCTTGGCGCCGTGCACCACAAGACGCGCACGCCGCATGTCGCGATTTTGGTGCTAGCCACCCTCGTGCTCGGCATGGCGTTTGCCGGCAATATTGCCCAACTCGCCTCGGCCACCAGCCTTTTGCTGCTCGCTTGCTTTTGCGTGGTCAACGTCGCGCTCATCGTGCTCAAGCTGCGCAGAGGTGAGCCGGCGGGACGCTTTGAGGTGCCGTTATTCGTGCCCGCGCTTGGTGCGCTGGTATGCGCCGCGCTAATCGCGGCTCGGCTGTCGCGCGCAGATGCAGATTGGCGCGCTCCCGCGATTGCGATTGGCTTGATTGGCGCCATTTTGACCCTCTATTTTGTGCGTCGTCCGTCGTCCAACGCGGGACACTCCTCTTAA
- a CDS encoding class I SAM-dependent methyltransferase, whose product MPLEQTGIDASTLAARRTALQAAVHRVGALEAVQALGGSLANKKLSGSEIALAPGSFDLCHSGNALEHYPPTALRRFLEACVTALRPGGIASHVVDHRDHLHHVDRTWPFLLHRSLPDRAYQMLFGHELLYHNRLTPTQMMSCLESVGLERIMVRRAGADLFYKMDEEVLRQSSGVPAWTQKLPACARGVAATISPLDARTTYAHYVYRKR is encoded by the coding sequence ATGCCCCTCGAACAAACGGGCATCGATGCAAGCACGCTCGCCGCGCGCCGCACCGCGCTGCAAGCAGCGGTGCATCGCGTAGGTGCTCTCGAGGCGGTGCAAGCACTTGGCGGCAGTTTGGCAAACAAGAAACTCAGTGGCTCGGAGATCGCGCTCGCGCCCGGCTCATTTGATTTGTGCCATAGCGGCAATGCCTTGGAACACTATCCGCCAACCGCCTTGCGCAGATTTCTTGAAGCGTGTGTTACCGCGCTGCGCCCTGGCGGCATCGCATCTCATGTCGTTGACCATCGAGATCATTTGCATCACGTCGATCGCACCTGGCCGTTTTTGCTGCACCGCTCGCTACCTGACCGCGCCTACCAAATGCTGTTTGGCCATGAGCTGCTGTACCACAACCGCCTTACCCCGACCCAAATGATGAGCTGCCTTGAATCAGTTGGTTTAGAACGCATCATGGTACGCCGTGCGGGTGCCGATCTATTCTACAAGATGGACGAAGAGGTGTTGCGCCAGTCCAGCGGCGTGCCGGCCTGGACACAAAAGCTCCCCGCATGCGCGCGCGGCGTGGCAGCAACAATTTCCCCACTCGATGCGCGCACGACGTATGCGCACTACGTGTATCGCAAACGGTAG
- the fumC gene encoding class II fumarate hydratase has protein sequence MTDERMERDSLGEVAVPAARYWGAQTERSRQYFQIAAERMPLEVIYAIATVKHAAALTNAALGALPQAKAELIARVCEEIASGQHDEEFPLVIWQTGSGTQTNMNLNEVIANRAHVLQGGALTDAKKALHPNDDVNCSQSSNDVFPTAMHVAAYGRLWRETLPALRALQGALQAKADEFTDVVKIGRTHLMDATPLTVGQEFSGYVAQLAHGIAAVEHALPALAELALGGSAVGTGLNVPAGYDVAVARKIAELTGLPFVTARNKFAALAGHDALVSAHGALKTVATALMKIGNDIRLLGSGPRCGLGELVLPANEPGSSIMPGKVNPTQAEALTMAMAQVIGNDVAVGLGGMSGHLELNAFKPLIIANVLHSARLIGDACQGFATHCIAGLQLNRAQIEQHLQRSLMLVTALAPHIGYDNAARIAKKANDEHLTLKEAGLALGLVTAAQFDAWVVPAEMTVGKP, from the coding sequence ATGACCGACGAACGAATGGAGCGCGATAGCCTCGGCGAGGTGGCGGTGCCCGCGGCGCGCTATTGGGGCGCGCAAACCGAGCGTTCGCGGCAGTATTTTCAGATCGCAGCCGAGCGCATGCCGCTCGAGGTGATTTATGCGATCGCGACGGTCAAGCATGCCGCTGCGCTCACCAACGCCGCGCTCGGTGCGTTGCCGCAGGCCAAGGCCGAACTCATCGCGCGCGTCTGCGAGGAGATTGCCTCGGGCCAGCATGACGAAGAGTTTCCGCTCGTCATCTGGCAGACCGGCTCGGGCACGCAGACCAATATGAATCTCAACGAGGTGATCGCCAACCGCGCGCACGTGCTGCAAGGCGGCGCGCTGACCGACGCGAAAAAGGCGCTGCACCCCAACGACGACGTCAATTGCTCGCAATCGTCAAATGACGTCTTTCCAACCGCTATGCACGTGGCCGCGTATGGGCGGCTTTGGCGCGAGACCTTGCCGGCGCTGCGCGCGCTGCAAGGTGCGCTGCAGGCCAAGGCCGACGAATTCACTGACGTCGTAAAAATTGGCCGCACGCACCTAATGGACGCAACGCCGCTCACGGTGGGGCAAGAGTTCTCCGGCTATGTCGCGCAGCTCGCGCATGGCATCGCCGCCGTCGAGCATGCGCTGCCGGCGCTCGCCGAGTTGGCGCTCGGCGGCTCGGCGGTGGGCACGGGGCTCAATGTGCCGGCCGGCTACGACGTCGCGGTGGCGCGCAAAATTGCCGAGCTAACCGGTCTGCCGTTTGTCACCGCGCGCAACAAGTTTGCTGCGCTGGCGGGCCATGATGCCTTGGTGTCGGCGCACGGCGCGCTGAAAACTGTCGCGACCGCGCTGATGAAGATCGGAAACGATATTCGCTTGCTCGGTTCGGGACCTCGTTGCGGGCTGGGCGAGCTAGTATTGCCCGCCAATGAACCAGGCAGCTCGATCATGCCAGGCAAGGTTAACCCGACGCAGGCCGAGGCGCTGACGATGGCAATGGCGCAGGTTATCGGCAACGACGTCGCGGTGGGCCTTGGCGGCATGAGCGGGCATTTGGAGCTAAATGCCTTCAAGCCGCTGATCATCGCCAATGTGCTGCACTCGGCGCGACTCATCGGCGATGCATGCCAAGGCTTTGCCACACACTGCATCGCCGGCCTGCAGCTTAATCGCGCGCAGATCGAGCAGCATCTCCAGCGCTCGCTCATGTTGGTCACCGCGCTGGCACCTCATATTGGTTACGACAACGCCGCGCGCATCGCCAAAAAAGCAAATGACGAACACCTTACCCTTAAAGAAGCTGGCCTCGCGCTCGGCCTCGTGACCGCAGCGCAGTTTGATGCCTGGGTGGTGCCCGCTGAGATGACGGTAGGCAAGCCATGA